The following nucleotide sequence is from Populus nigra chromosome 15, ddPopNigr1.1, whole genome shotgun sequence.
AAAAGAAAAGCTTGGTCCTCCTTGTGCGGAGTACACCTTCCTCAGGTATTCAAGGGTCAACGTTGTCTGTGTGCTACAGCGGTGTCTCTCGAACCCTAAACCTCTATATTTGTTAACTGGTTTACTGCTTGGGTTTCTGTCTTTATTTGGATTCGATATATACTCTCGCTCCTAATCATCATCTTTCACTTGAAATTCGCCAGGAAGTCCTCTTCGCTTCGTTTCTACTGCTTCCCTTTCCTTTCGATCTTCATCAACTTGTACATCTTTCGATCTTCATCGCCATGGAATCAAATGGTATCTCCGAGCAGAAGATCGTCACCGGTGATTCTGGTTACATTCTTCAAGACGTTCCTCATTTATCCGATTACATTCCTGATCTCCcggtatgcttttttttttcatcaatcgATTGATTGATTATTCTATTAAAAGcaagaaatgataaaaaaaataaattaaatttatttgggtGGGTGGTGCAGACTTATTCCAATCCTCTACAAGACAATCCTGCTTACTCCGTTGTCAAGTAATTTcatttatctcttctttttttctctggaACTTCCCCTTTTAGAATAGAGGGAGGTTAATGGCCTTGagcaataataattaatttcacctgagtgattttatatatatatatatattttttacaggcAGTATTTTGTCCACGTCGATGACTCTGTTCCACAAAAGGTAAGcaatccttcttctttttttaatttatcacatTCTAGATAGTCAAGACAAAGACCAAACTAGATTTCATTAATTAGAATGCAAAAATTCAAAGGTTTCTCGAGTTAAATGTATGGTCTGTAGTTGACGATTTTGATACTTTAATGAGCATACTTGTAATGTTAATTCTGTCTTCCCATCTCTTATAGATCGTGGTTCACAAGGATAGCCCCAGAGGGATACATTTCCGCCGTGCCGGACCCCGTCAAAAGGTATGTTTTCATAGCCATCAAGCTTGttgaatgtttttattaaaaaaaaatacgggCATCTGCATTTACACGTTTCTTGGATATTTCTCAGATCTATTTTGAGCCAGATGAAGTTCGTGCTTGCATTGTCACATGTGGGGGTCTCTGCCCGGGACTCAATACCGTAATTAGAGAAATAGTGTACAGCTTGTACCATATGTATGGCGTGACTAGAGTGCTGGGGATAGAAGTGAGTAGTTGTTAAAGATCTGCTCCACTGTATTCCTTTTCTGCCCGTGTCTTCTCatctctcttcttcttgtttgtcgttctagaaatgtttttttttcctgttttttacTCGTGAAACTGCAATTTTAGTTTTAGTGATTTCACATGAACATATGTTAAACTTAATCATGCAccctggtaaaaaaaaatgtcgaaCATATCTTGACTGGAAACGGAAAAGAATATACTGTCTAACCTAAACCTACATGCTGCCTTTCCCTGGTTCATTAGACTGGCTAAACTATAGTGTCGTAATCTCATTGTAATTTTAAGGTTTTGGGATTTtgttttcctctatttttttagttttatctttattgtttGTGAACAACAGTATTGCAGTTCCATCGAGTGAGTAGGCTGATTAAATGCTCTTTTCTCCCTACATAACCACTTGGATAATAACTGACAAGGTAATGGAATCTACAGGGTGGTTACAAGGGTTTTTATGCTCGAAACACGATTCCTCTGACACCTAAGGTTGTGAATGACATTCATAAACGTGGTGGAACCATCCTTGGGACATCACGAGGTGGCCATGATACTTCAAAAATTGTCCACAGCATTCAGGATCGGGGCATTAATCAGGTGAGTGGAAGATATAACTTGCTAGCCAGTTTCTCTTATGTCAGAAGATATTCACCATTCCAAAGAGCAAATATTTATCTGTATTTTTCTTGGCAACCAGGTTTACATTATTGGAGGAGATGGAACTCAGAAAGGGGCATCGGTGATTTTTGAGGTAATATGCGTTTTTACAAATTGAGAACTGGGCTTTAGTTGCATCTGGACATTGATGCATAAAAGTGCTCTATAGTCTACAGCTTTGGTTCTTTTACGGATCTTGTTGATCATAATTTGGAgtgaaataaaagagaaaagagaggaatGAAAGGCATGTGCAGagttataaaagataaattttaacaaaacaaaatatgcaATGGTATCTAAATAAGGAAAATTTGGTAGGGGACTATCATCGACCATGTTTAAAATTGCTTGATAGAAACTATAGTTGattccctcttcttttctttccataAATATTAACTCTTCAATCTTGCAGGAAATTAGAAGGCGGGGTCTCAAAGTCGTAGTTGCTGGAATTCCCAAAACCATTGATAATGACATTCCGGTACTTTTTATGgatattcttatttatatgaTGTATCATATACCACAAAGCTGCAAAGCAACACCCATtataattcaacattaacacattttaatattgttttacatGAGGTAGGTTATTGACAGGTCCTTTGGCTTTGACACTGCTGTTGAGGAGGCTCAACGTGCTATTAATGCAGCACATGTTGAGGCTGAAAGTGTTGAGAATGGTATTGGTCTTGTGAAGTTGATGGGTCGTTACAGTGGTATGCTTCAAATCATATCCTGaaatcttatttaatattaCTTCCAGTCTTAATTTAATGTGTATAATCAATCTCGAATTACTTAGTAGATTACAAAGAGGTCTACAAACACTGCATTATCGACTCAATTTCTTGCAGGAAATGAAAAAGGGAAATTCTAGCTCTTATGATTGgatttataattcttttcaaCATTAAGCTCATTAAATATCTGAGCCAAACAATAAAGGAAACAGACACATAAAAACATAGAGAAGCTATCTCATAAAAATTGatctattaaaatatatatatatatattacttgaCTTGGAATGTTCAACAAGGGTAAGTAGGCaccaaaatcacaaaataagatttgtttttagtgataaaacaaaaaagaaaacttaaaaagCCAACGGGAATAGGAAAACATGCTAAAATAGTTAATAGTGTAAATAACAAACATTATTAACATTATGACAAACTGTCCACCAggttgaagaaaatattatagaaacaCCCTTTCTACCAGAAACTCTTCATTTATACCCAAATTATCCATAGaagatttaaatttatcttttgcaTATACATAGCTATTTTATTACTCTAATATTATGATTTCAGGATTAGTTAACAAGAAAGATTgtgttgaaaaattaaatagtcTATTGAGGTAAAATCCAATGATTTATTTTCAGCTaaataattcattatttttcttatgtatGTATATTCAATGTGTTTAAAGAAAACCCATTAAGCCTCACACATATTTGCAAAACATTTGGGGTAGCAAACGATCTGAAAAGTTATATTTGCAGGACTTAATTAACTTCCTAATGTTACCCTTCTAGTTTTCAAAAAGCTCCAATGTTATCTCAATCCATTGaaaagcctattttttaaatttgatttttgagattttgaagTGTTTTAACTGTTTTGGTGAGATACTATGACATGTATGGTATTGCAAGGAAAGTATGAGAGAatagtaaggaaaaaaaaaagtgaaacagTGAGCCTTATGTTAGTTATCTAGGAGCAAAGGGCAAAactgaaacttaaaaaaattatagggttAATGttgcaaattttaaaattatgggaTGAGAATGAATTTTCATAAATCTACTAGGCAAAAATATAGTTTactcaaaaattaattaagccccTGTACTGGATATGCATTTTTCTTGTCAATGCAgagtatcatttttttattattattatttcaatacattaaTGCAGGTTATCATGGCTCTTAAAGTACTCTCCTAGATACTACCTCTAGTGAGTGTTATGACCATTTTGTTGCTTTGCTGCATTTGAATTGCGTATTTGTCCTCCTGTTGGACTTCCCATTCTATTATTTGTGTTTCAAGCTTCTGCTTTAGCTTTACCTTGTCCTTTCTTTCATTGAAGCAAGGCTATTatggtttttcatattttttttccatgtatcAATCAAATTGAATTTGACGTGCAGGGTTTATTGCTATGTATGCTACTCTTGCAAGCCGAGATGTGGATTGTTGCTTGATTCCAGAGTCCCCTTTTTATTTAGATGGGAAAGGTGGACTTTATGAATACATAGAGAAACAACTGAAAGAAAATGGGCACATGGTTATTGTGATAGCTGAAGGTGCAGGCCAGGAGCTGCTTTCTGAAAGCATGCAACAAGATGCTTCAGGAAATAAGCTTCTTCAAGATGTTGGGCTGTGGATATCACAGGGGATCAAGGTTCTGAATCTAACTCAAACTGTTCTCCCTCGAGAATTATATATTATCCCATGAACATGTCATACCATACAGGGACTCAAACTCcctttttcaatcaattcataTTCAATATCAAAAGAGAGTTATATTCTgctaaattatttcttttcttttctttactgcAGGACTATTTTTCGAAGCAGAAGAAGATGACTATAAACCTCAAATATATAGGTTAGAATTACACATTTTAAgagatgtttttgttttataattaagcTTTTTGGCTTACAATGCTTGTTATTGACTATCATAATGAGATCCTGTAATTTGTTTCTCCTGGCAGATCCTACATATATGATCCGTGCCGTACCAGGCAATGCAGCTGACAATGTTTACTGCACACTTCTGGCTCAAAGTGTTGTGCATGGAGCAATGGCTGGTTATACAGGCTTCACTAGTGGTCTTGTTAATGGCAGACAAACATACATACCCTTCTATGTGAGTTATTCTCTTGCTTATGATAGaactgcttcttctttttttcccttcagaATAGTAGCACTTGAATTGACAGGATCATTCTTGTTTGTCTAGAGAGAATCAAAGGCATTATCTTAGAgagttaatataaaacaaattacacCTAATGGCTTAAGTTTTTtagttgagatggttttttaacaCTTAAATTGAGGGGATCATTCTTGTTTGTGTAGAGAGTATCAAAGCCAATATGGTCAAATGGTCACTAGTTTAATTCTTACCATTTCCATTCTTCTAATCAAACCAGAAAATTTCACTTAAACTTTtaagttgagatggttctttcacacattaaaattatgaaattttgtGAGTTCTTTCTTATATGGCACTGATGTCCTTTTGGTGCTCACATTTTACATCTGCTCTGTGACCGCTCCCTCTCCCTATGTCTTTAGCttcgttttcttcttctgtATGTATGTGTTTACTGTTGTATCCTTTTTAGTTATCTTCTACCTACATTCACAAGCTGGGAATTTTACTTTgtactcttctttctttcttttacttttttctagAGAAAACAAGCATTTTAAACATATCTAATTTGTTCCATGCGATCTCTCATCAAATAACTATTTGTAATGTGGTATCTTTTCAAGTTTACTGTGCTTATTACCATATCTATTTTGGTTGAGATACGCAAGGTTGTAGGGCTCAAGAACATATGATTCAT
It contains:
- the LOC133674440 gene encoding ATP-dependent 6-phosphofructokinase 6-like, which codes for MESNGISEQKIVTGDSGYILQDVPHLSDYIPDLPTYSNPLQDNPAYSVVKQYFVHVDDSVPQKIVVHKDSPRGIHFRRAGPRQKIYFEPDEVRACIVTCGGLCPGLNTVIREIVYSLYHMYGVTRVLGIEGGYKGFYARNTIPLTPKVVNDIHKRGGTILGTSRGGHDTSKIVHSIQDRGINQVYIIGGDGTQKGASVIFEEIRRRGLKVVVAGIPKTIDNDIPVIDRSFGFDTAVEEAQRAINAAHVEAESVENGIGLVKLMGRYSGFIAMYATLASRDVDCCLIPESPFYLDGKGGLYEYIEKQLKENGHMVIVIAEGAGQELLSESMQQDASGNKLLQDVGLWISQGIKDYFSKQKKMTINLKYIDPTYMIRAVPGNAADNVYCTLLAQSVVHGAMAGYTGFTSGLVNGRQTYIPFYRINEKQHKVVITDRMWARLLSSTNQPSFISNKEVIEDRKEHISGEEKNEETQLLDDENRVPENVDDSQP